One window of Amaranthus tricolor cultivar Red isolate AtriRed21 chromosome 13, ASM2621246v1, whole genome shotgun sequence genomic DNA carries:
- the LOC130798867 gene encoding uncharacterized protein LOC130798867, with protein sequence MAETPKTKISTSSHVRSNSFPTTSNSLHLSFHQDLLPNLITILKHKEFSTPSTSFVCRKLRDINDLYESIDNSIKCHSIHQALLNETHRNGVEEILEGSINLLDVCSFIKDNVLSSMKESIVELRSYLRRNKIGGNEKCIDAYLLSRRKIQKMANKYGKNLQAIKMNLKNGENSTIHCLDMLKDVEALCLSSLGLVLGCFFGKKNDQNGWFIETIGKLMTHKNLYWNKSSQGNHVNELEKIDPLIFQLENNKKYLDVKLVQDLAKQLEQLQLAIGITVKYGKPKQSIHTPLTFQPLQRGYLWCASFSIPELHGKS encoded by the exons atggcaGAAACACCCAAGACCAAGATCTCTACATCATCACATGTTCGTTCTAACAGTTTTCCCACTACATCAAACTCTCTGCACTTGAGCTTCCACCAGGATTTGTTGCCCAACTTAATAACTATCTTGAAACATAAAGAATTTTCGACTCCTTCGACATCATTTGTATGTCGAAAATTGCGTGACATTAACGATTTGTACGAAAGCATCGACAACTCTATTAAATGCCATTCGATACATCAAGCTCTCTTGAACGAGACACATCGAAATGGTGTCGAAGAGATTCTAGAAGGATCTATCAACTTATTGGAtgtttgttcattcattaaagataatgttttATCCTCGATGAAGGAATCAATTGTAGAGCTTCGATCTTACCTTCGAAGGAATAAAATTGGTGGTAACGAGAAATGTATTGATGCTTATTTGTTGTCGAGGAGGAAAATCCAAAAAATGGCTAACAAATATGGTAAAAATTTGCAAGCAATAAAGATGAATTTGAAGAATGGTGAAAATAGTACAATACATTGTTTGGACATGTTGAAAGATGTTGAAGCATTATGTTTGTCAAGTTTGGGGTTGGTTTTAGGTtgtttttttggtaaaaagaaTGATCAAAATGGTTGGTTCATAGAAACAATAGGAAAATTAATGACCCACAAAAATTTGTATTGGAACAAGTCATCACAAGGAAATCATGTTAATGAGCTAGAGAAGATAGATCCATTAATTTTCCAACTagaaaacaataagaaatattTAGATGTTAAATTAGTTCAAGATTTAGCAAAACAATTAGAACAATTGCAATTGGCCATAG GCATCACAGTGAAGTATGGCAAACCAAAGCAATCAATTCACACTCCCCTTACCTTTCAACCTCTTCAAAGAGGATACCTCTGGTGCGCGTCCTTTTCGATTCCTGAATTACATGGCAAATCATGA